The following coding sequences lie in one Schistosoma mansoni strain Puerto Rico chromosome 3, complete genome genomic window:
- a CDS encoding putative tetraspanin: MHTIKQTNANIPSRIIGLLLCLLITLFGAVLTGFTGHILVAFEQISEIFGRYVLFGGIYVILTCGIFIVLVGLLGFFSFIHPNRCISITTCVGVIVLIVITTCTSLIVYMYPKTMTNLIYYRMIKTFPNYGQNMQITNAWDIMQSNLRCCAIHNRGWSDYNQTVWYKLTNTDIHRHDELIPRTNLYYHFVPVSCCLTKIDGLTGFPLQIYRNKKRCQNWQYGPPTFLNGPHNDALYYRGCFNLLVDYIDAYAEYMLGMGLTVVSLLIILFLLLLHAELKNNPTDLQMYDTNLLKSNHNYYYCVDNK; encoded by the exons ATGCATACAATCAAACAAACTAATGCAAATATACCTTCACGTATCATTGGTTTATTGCTTTGTTTACTGATCACT TTGTTCGGTGCAGTTTTAACCGGTTTTACAGGTCATATACTTGTTGCTTTTGAACAAATCAGCGAAATATTTGGAAGATATGTATTATTTGGTGGAATTTATGTTATACTAACATGTGGTATATTCATTGTATTGGTTGGTTTGCTTGGGTTTTTCAGTTTCATACATCCAAATCGATGTATATCTATCACG ACTTGCGTTGGTGTAATTGTTCTCATTGTTATTACTACTTGTACATCATTGATTGTTTATATGTATCCTAAAACT ATGACAAATTTGATATATTATCGAATGATCAAAACATTTCCAAATTATGGCCAAAATATGCAAATAACTAATGCATGGGATATTATGCAAAGTAATCTTAGGTGTTGCGCTATACATAATCGAGGTTGGTCGGATTATAATCAAACTGTTTGGTACAAACTAACCAACACTGATATACATCGTCATGATGAACTTATACCAC GTACAAATCTTTACTATCATTTTGTCCCCGTATCTTGTTGCTTAACTAAAATTGATGGTTTGACCGGATTCCCTTTACAAATTTATCGTAATAAGAAACGTTGTCAAAATTGGCAATACGGTCCACCAACATTCCTAAATGGTCCACATAATGATGCATTATATTATAGA GGCTGTTTTAACCTACTTGTCGATTATATTGATGCATACGCTGAATATATGCTCGGAATGGGATTGACAGTTGTTAGTTTATTG ATAATCCTATTTCTGTTGCTGCTACATGCAGAACTTAAAAATAATCCAACTGATCTACAAATGTACGACACAAACTTATTAAAAAgcaatcataattattattattgcgttgataataaataa